In the genome of Nycticebus coucang isolate mNycCou1 chromosome 12, mNycCou1.pri, whole genome shotgun sequence, one region contains:
- the LOC128561646 gene encoding gap junction gamma-3 protein-like isoform X2, whose translation MCGRLLWRLLAEEARYSTPVGRLLLPVLLGFRLVLLAVSGPGIYGDEQSEFVCHTQQAGCKAACFDALHPLSPLRFWTLQVMLVAVPSALYMGFTLYHVIWHWEEWEKVKKEEETLLREGQRSRDAPGAQSPLLLWAYAAQLGARLALEGAALGGQYHLYGFQVPSSFACRREPCLGSITCNLSRPSEKTLFLKTMFGVSGFCLLFTLLELVLLGLKRWWKTQKHNTSSSNYCPTSESTRRCKELTGNFPVVETKEQFREAEL comes from the exons ATGTGCGGCAGGTTGCTGTGGCGGCTGCTGGCTGAGGAGGCCCGGTACTCCACCCCAGTGGGGCGCCTCCTGCTTCCTGTGCTCCTGGGATTCCGCCTCGTGCTGCTGGCTGTCAGTGGGCCTGGCATCTACGGCGACGAGCAGAGTGAATTCGTGTGCCACACCCAGCAGGCTGGCTGCAAGGCCGCCTGCTTCGACGCCCTCCATCCCCTCTCCCCGCTGCGCTTCTGGACCTTGCAGGTCATGTTGGTGGCTGTTCCCAGCGCCCTCTACATGGGTTTCACCCTGTATCATGTGATCTGGCACTGGGAAGAATGGGAAAAGgtgaagaaggaggaggagacccTGCTCCGTGAAGGGCAGAGGAGCAGAGATGCCCCAGGGGCTCAAAGCCCCCTGCTGCTCTGGGCCTACGCGGCACAGTTGGGGGCTCGACTGGCCCTGGAGGGGGCAGCCCTGGGAGGGCAGTATCATCTGTATGGTTTTCAGGTGCCCAGCTCCTTTGCATGTCGTCGAGAGCCTTGCCTTGGTAGTATAACCTGTAATCTGTCCCGCCCCTCTGAGAAGACCTTGTTCCTGAAGACCATGTTTGGGGTCAGTGGGTTCTGTCTTCTGTTTACTCTTTTGGAGCTTGTGCTTCTGGGTTTGAAAAGATGGTGGAAAACCCAGAAGCACAACACTTCTTCCTCTAACTACTGCCCAACTTCAGAGAGCACCAGAAGATGTAAGGAACTAACTGGTAACTTTCCAGTGGTGGAAACAAAAGAGCAGTTTCGAGAAGCAG AGTTATGA
- the LOC128561646 gene encoding gap junction gamma-3 protein-like isoform X1: protein MCGRLLWRLLAEEARYSTPVGRLLLPVLLGFRLVLLAVSGPGIYGDEQSEFVCHTQQAGCKAACFDALHPLSPLRFWTLQVMLVAVPSALYMGFTLYHVIWHWEEWEKVKKEEETLLREGQRSRDAPGAQSPLLLWAYAAQLGARLALEGAALGGQYHLYGFQVPSSFACRREPCLGSITCNLSRPSEKTLFLKTMFGVSGFCLLFTLLELVLLGLKRWWKTQKHNTSSSNYCPTSESTRRCKELTGNFPVVETKEQFREAGERDTLSY, encoded by the coding sequence ATGTGCGGCAGGTTGCTGTGGCGGCTGCTGGCTGAGGAGGCCCGGTACTCCACCCCAGTGGGGCGCCTCCTGCTTCCTGTGCTCCTGGGATTCCGCCTCGTGCTGCTGGCTGTCAGTGGGCCTGGCATCTACGGCGACGAGCAGAGTGAATTCGTGTGCCACACCCAGCAGGCTGGCTGCAAGGCCGCCTGCTTCGACGCCCTCCATCCCCTCTCCCCGCTGCGCTTCTGGACCTTGCAGGTCATGTTGGTGGCTGTTCCCAGCGCCCTCTACATGGGTTTCACCCTGTATCATGTGATCTGGCACTGGGAAGAATGGGAAAAGgtgaagaaggaggaggagacccTGCTCCGTGAAGGGCAGAGGAGCAGAGATGCCCCAGGGGCTCAAAGCCCCCTGCTGCTCTGGGCCTACGCGGCACAGTTGGGGGCTCGACTGGCCCTGGAGGGGGCAGCCCTGGGAGGGCAGTATCATCTGTATGGTTTTCAGGTGCCCAGCTCCTTTGCATGTCGTCGAGAGCCTTGCCTTGGTAGTATAACCTGTAATCTGTCCCGCCCCTCTGAGAAGACCTTGTTCCTGAAGACCATGTTTGGGGTCAGTGGGTTCTGTCTTCTGTTTACTCTTTTGGAGCTTGTGCTTCTGGGTTTGAAAAGATGGTGGAAAACCCAGAAGCACAACACTTCTTCCTCTAACTACTGCCCAACTTCAGAGAGCACCAGAAGATGTAAGGAACTAACTGGTAACTTTCCAGTGGTGGAAACAAAAGAGCAGTTTCGAGAAGCAGGTGAGAGGGACACTCTCTCTTACTGA